A single region of the Changchengzhania lutea genome encodes:
- a CDS encoding WD40/YVTN/BNR-like repeat-containing protein, with protein sequence MYRIFILMFISILSCKKEVSLKPRLINSVEIETILRDSLLSIRAIELLNDGSLAFAANNGAFGLYNVNTKKWMLSKQTHDRLDLHFRAVGHTSSDFFMLSIENPALLYKTGEDGNMKLTYKEKHPKVFYDAMSFWNDQEGIAIGDPTDDCMSIIITRNGGNTWSKMPCGKLPKVKSGEAAFAASNSNIAIVGNRTWIATGGMSSRILHSPDKGETWQVYNTPMVQGTPTTGMYSIDFYDELNGFTIGGDYTKPENNMSNKMKTVDGGKNWIVVADGKSPGYRSCVQYVPNRKAKELVAVGFKGIDFSSDAGNTWRHLSNEGFYTVRFLNDSIAYAAGQGRISKLIFKE encoded by the coding sequence ATGTACCGTATTTTCATTTTAATGTTTATTTCGATTTTATCTTGTAAAAAAGAAGTGTCATTAAAACCTAGACTAATTAATTCTGTTGAAATAGAAACCATACTACGAGATTCATTACTCAGCATTAGAGCGATTGAATTGCTGAACGATGGAAGTTTAGCCTTCGCTGCTAATAATGGCGCGTTTGGTCTTTATAATGTCAACACTAAAAAATGGATGCTTTCTAAGCAGACCCATGATCGTTTAGATCTTCACTTTAGAGCAGTGGGTCATACTTCTTCAGATTTTTTTATGCTCAGCATTGAAAACCCTGCGCTACTTTATAAAACAGGTGAAGATGGGAATATGAAGTTGACGTATAAAGAAAAACACCCTAAAGTTTTTTATGATGCTATGTCGTTTTGGAACGACCAAGAAGGTATTGCTATAGGCGACCCTACTGATGATTGTATGAGTATAATTATAACACGAAATGGCGGAAATACTTGGTCTAAAATGCCTTGTGGTAAACTACCGAAAGTTAAAAGTGGAGAAGCTGCTTTTGCGGCGAGCAATAGTAACATTGCTATAGTTGGAAATCGAACCTGGATTGCCACAGGAGGCATGTCCAGTAGAATTTTGCACTCACCGGACAAAGGTGAAACATGGCAGGTTTATAACACGCCTATGGTTCAAGGAACGCCAACAACTGGGATGTACTCTATAGATTTTTATGATGAACTCAATGGATTTACCATTGGTGGCGATTATACCAAACCAGAAAATAATATGTCTAACAAAATGAAGACTGTTGATGGCGGTAAAAACTGGATAGTAGTTGCAGACGGTAAATCTCCCGGTTATAGAAGTTGTGTCCAATATGTACCTAACAGAAAGGCTAAAGAGTTGGTGGCTGTTGGCTTTAAGGGGATTGACTTTAGCAGTGATGCGGGAAACACTTGGAGACATTTAAGCAACGAAGGCTTTTATACCGTTCGATTTTTAAATGACAGTATTGCTTATGCAGCTGGACAAGGCAGAATATCTAAGTTGATATTTAAAGAATGA
- a CDS encoding RsmB/NOP family class I SAM-dependent RNA methyltransferase, protein MRLHRNLCFAVIDGLTLIFNEGKYADKVIQQLLKRDKRWGARDRGFVAETTYDMVRWKRLYAEIAEVKEPFDRDNLWRMFAVWVTLKGIKLPDWKYFEGTPLRKIKGRYDELSKIRKFKESIPDWMDDIGRKELGDAVWGKEITALNQQADVILRVNTLKTTKEKLQTELFDLEIETEFLDNHPSALKLKERANVFQTEAFKNGHFEVQDASSQLVAEFLNVKPGMRVVDACAGAGGKTLHIASLMENKGQVIAMDIYENKLNELKRRAKRNGAHNIENRVIDSTKPIKKLYDKADRVLIDAPCSGLGVLRRNPDAKWKLQPEFIDKIKKTQQEILQQYSRMVKVDGQLVYATCSVLPSENQEQVDTFLGSEAGTNFSLVKDKKVLAHNSGFDGFYMALLERKA, encoded by the coding sequence ATGCGATTACACAGAAATTTATGCTTTGCGGTTATTGATGGTCTAACCTTGATTTTTAACGAAGGAAAGTATGCAGACAAAGTCATTCAACAACTTTTAAAACGCGATAAACGCTGGGGTGCACGAGATAGGGGTTTTGTTGCAGAAACCACCTATGATATGGTGCGTTGGAAACGACTTTACGCCGAAATTGCCGAAGTTAAAGAACCCTTTGACAGAGACAACCTTTGGCGTATGTTTGCGGTTTGGGTAACTCTAAAAGGGATAAAATTACCCGATTGGAAATATTTTGAAGGCACACCGCTACGAAAAATTAAAGGCCGTTATGACGAACTTTCTAAAATCAGAAAATTCAAAGAATCCATTCCAGATTGGATGGATGACATCGGACGAAAAGAACTAGGTGATGCGGTTTGGGGCAAAGAAATTACTGCTTTAAACCAACAAGCTGATGTTATTTTAAGAGTCAACACGCTTAAGACAACTAAAGAAAAACTCCAGACTGAATTATTCGATTTAGAAATTGAAACCGAGTTTTTAGATAATCACCCAAGCGCACTAAAATTAAAAGAACGTGCCAATGTATTTCAAACCGAAGCTTTTAAAAATGGCCATTTTGAGGTACAGGATGCGTCATCGCAACTAGTGGCAGAGTTCCTAAATGTAAAACCTGGCATGCGCGTGGTAGATGCCTGTGCTGGTGCTGGCGGAAAAACATTGCATATAGCGTCTTTAATGGAAAATAAAGGACAAGTGATTGCCATGGATATTTATGAGAATAAGCTGAATGAGTTAAAACGCCGTGCCAAGCGAAATGGCGCTCATAATATAGAAAACAGGGTCATTGACTCTACCAAGCCCATCAAAAAACTTTATGACAAAGCAGATCGTGTCTTAATTGATGCGCCATGCTCTGGATTAGGTGTATTACGTAGAAACCCTGATGCTAAATGGAAACTGCAGCCCGAATTTATTGACAAAATCAAAAAGACACAACAAGAGATCTTACAGCAATATTCTAGAATGGTTAAAGTTGACGGCCAATTAGTATATGCAACCTGCTCGGTGTTGCCTTCTGAAAACCAAGAACAAGTTGATACTTTTTTAGGTTCTGAAGCTGGGACTAATTTTTCTTTAGTAAAAGACAAAAAAGTGTTAGCGCATAATTCTGGTTTTGATGGGTTTTACATGGCGCTTTTGGAGCGGAAAGCGTAG
- a CDS encoding ABC transporter ATP-binding protein, giving the protein MKHFYNILKYAKPYKGYAIGHIISNVFFALFGALSFIALIPMLDVLFKEPVKGTASILKKPIYEGIGQLDTFYKDFMAHQIHLYAQDDKSKALLLVIVFIIILFLLKNVFGYFANYFMVFLRNGVVRDIRNNVYKKTVELPLSYFSEQKKGDIMARVTGDVATLQYSLLPVLELIVREPLSIIFTIVMMLIISVKLTIFVFIFIPISGAIISRIGKSLKKKSDRVQVEQGVTLSTLEETLTGLRIIKGFNAQDKFYNKFNDSTSRFYHFSNKLLNRQNLASPASEFLGILVISILLWYGGQLVLVDKSLDSSSFIAYMGLAYNILVPAKAISRGLYNIKQGNAAAERIQEIIDTKNPLKDKENAIVKNSFDTEIVFDNISFKYEDEYVLKNFTLTIPKGQSVALVGQSGSGKSTIANLITRFYDVNQGRVLIDGLDIRDLTTDSLRSQLGIVTQDAILFNDSIKNNLKLGNDQATDDDIIEALKIANAWEFVKDLPQGIETNIGDSGNKLSGGQKQRLSIARAVLKSPPIMILDEATSALDTESERLVQVALENMMKNRTSIVIAHRLSTIQNANEIIVLNKGEIAEQGKHSELIAKNGIYKKLVDMQSFE; this is encoded by the coding sequence ATGAAGCATTTTTATAATATTTTAAAATATGCAAAGCCTTATAAAGGGTATGCCATAGGACACATTATTTCTAATGTGTTTTTTGCTTTATTTGGCGCCCTATCGTTCATTGCATTAATTCCGATGCTCGATGTCCTTTTTAAGGAACCCGTTAAAGGAACTGCCAGCATTTTAAAAAAACCTATTTACGAAGGCATTGGCCAATTAGATACGTTTTATAAGGACTTTATGGCGCATCAAATTCATTTATACGCGCAGGACGATAAATCTAAAGCGCTTCTATTAGTAATAGTTTTTATTATTATATTATTCCTACTAAAAAATGTCTTTGGCTATTTTGCCAATTACTTCATGGTATTTTTACGCAATGGTGTGGTTAGGGATATTAGAAATAACGTCTATAAAAAAACTGTCGAATTACCACTGTCTTATTTTTCAGAACAAAAAAAAGGGGATATCATGGCGCGCGTTACCGGTGATGTAGCCACCTTACAATATTCCTTATTACCTGTTTTAGAACTTATTGTAAGAGAACCATTAAGCATCATTTTTACCATTGTTATGATGCTTATAATAAGTGTCAAACTTACCATTTTTGTATTTATATTTATCCCGATTTCTGGCGCTATTATTTCAAGAATTGGAAAGAGCCTGAAGAAAAAATCCGACCGTGTTCAAGTAGAACAGGGCGTGACACTATCTACCTTAGAAGAAACATTAACCGGGCTTCGTATTATAAAAGGCTTTAATGCTCAAGATAAATTTTACAACAAATTCAATGATTCCACATCTCGGTTTTATCACTTTTCAAATAAATTACTTAACCGACAAAATTTAGCCTCACCTGCCAGCGAATTTTTAGGCATCTTGGTGATTTCAATTCTTTTATGGTATGGCGGCCAATTGGTATTGGTTGATAAATCGCTTGATTCCAGCTCCTTTATAGCCTATATGGGATTGGCATATAATATTCTGGTTCCTGCAAAAGCCATTTCGAGAGGGCTCTATAATATTAAACAAGGTAACGCTGCCGCGGAAAGAATTCAGGAAATTATTGATACTAAAAACCCACTAAAAGATAAAGAAAACGCCATTGTAAAAAACAGCTTCGATACCGAAATCGTTTTTGATAATATCTCGTTTAAGTATGAAGACGAATACGTTTTAAAGAATTTCACCTTAACTATTCCGAAAGGGCAATCGGTGGCATTGGTTGGACAATCTGGTAGCGGTAAATCGACTATCGCTAATCTAATTACTCGTTTTTACGATGTTAACCAAGGGCGGGTTTTAATTGATGGGTTAGACATTCGTGATTTAACAACAGATTCATTACGAAGTCAGTTGGGGATCGTTACTCAGGATGCTATTTTATTCAATGATAGCATCAAAAATAATTTAAAGTTAGGCAATGACCAGGCAACAGATGATGATATTATAGAAGCTCTGAAAATTGCCAATGCATGGGAGTTTGTAAAAGACTTGCCACAAGGCATTGAAACTAATATTGGTGATTCTGGCAATAAACTTTCTGGCGGACAAAAGCAACGCCTTAGTATTGCACGTGCCGTTCTTAAAAGCCCACCTATCATGATATTGGATGAAGCCACATCGGCTCTTGACACAGAGAGCGAACGTTTAGTACAAGTGGCTTTAGAGAACATGATGAAAAACAGAACCTCCATAGTAATTGCACACCGGTTATCCACCATTCAAAACGCCAATGAAATTATAGTGTTAAACAAAGGAGAAATTGCCGAACAAGGCAAACATTCGGAGCTTATAGCCAAAAACGGTATTTATAAAAAGTTGGTGGATATGCAAAGTTTCGAATAA
- a CDS encoding phospho-sugar mutase — MIHIEPKILDRINAWLTPTFDDKTQATIKESIAHNPKDIQESFYKDLEFGTGGMRGIMGVGTNRINRYTLGKSTQGLSDYLHKSFPNETPKAVIAYDCRHNSKSLAKVVADVFSANNIEVFLFEDLRPTPELSFAVKHLNCHCGIVLTASHNPPEYNGYKVYWQDGGQLVPPHDDAIIKVINDLDYADIKFEANNNLIKYIGKDVDEAFIEASVKNGSFNTSAEAKDDLNIVFTSLHGTSITAVPETLKRAGYKKVHLVKEQEVPDGDFPTVKSPNPEEPAALKMALDLANEVHADIVIGTDPDCDRLGVAVRNNENELQLLNGNQTMLMMTAFLLKHWKSDGKIKGKEFIASTIVSTPMLNNLAAAYQVESKIVLTGFKWIAKLIKDFSELDFIGGGEESFGFMVGDFVRDKDAVTSTLLACEIAAQAKAKGSSMFKELIDLYVEHGFYKERLVSITKKGIEGAQEIKQMMVDARENPLQIVNGSKVIKIEDYQLSISKNRITGEETAIDIPKSNVLIYYTEDGSKIALRPSGTEPKIKFYISVNTSLESASAFKETEAKLEAKIDAILKDMKLN; from the coding sequence ATGATTCATATAGAACCTAAAATTTTAGACCGAATAAATGCTTGGTTAACCCCAACATTTGATGACAAAACACAAGCGACTATTAAAGAAAGCATTGCTCATAACCCAAAAGATATTCAAGAAAGTTTTTACAAAGACTTAGAATTTGGAACAGGTGGCATGCGTGGCATTATGGGTGTTGGCACTAATAGAATCAATAGATATACGTTGGGAAAAAGCACGCAAGGTTTAAGTGATTATTTACATAAATCATTTCCAAATGAAACGCCAAAAGCGGTTATAGCTTATGATTGTAGACACAATAGCAAATCATTGGCCAAAGTGGTTGCCGATGTGTTTTCTGCAAATAATATTGAAGTGTTTTTATTTGAAGATTTAAGACCTACGCCAGAGCTATCATTTGCTGTAAAACACCTAAACTGTCATTGTGGTATTGTGTTAACGGCATCGCACAACCCACCAGAATATAACGGTTATAAAGTGTATTGGCAAGATGGCGGACAATTAGTACCGCCTCATGACGATGCTATTATTAAAGTTATTAACGATTTAGATTACGCCGACATAAAATTTGAAGCTAACAATAATCTTATAAAGTATATAGGAAAAGATGTTGATGAGGCCTTCATTGAAGCTTCCGTAAAAAATGGAAGCTTTAATACTTCCGCGGAAGCGAAAGATGATCTCAACATTGTGTTCACCTCGCTTCACGGAACATCAATCACCGCTGTTCCAGAAACGCTTAAAAGGGCTGGATATAAGAAAGTGCATCTTGTAAAAGAACAAGAAGTGCCAGATGGTGATTTTCCAACCGTAAAATCTCCAAACCCAGAAGAACCAGCAGCTTTAAAAATGGCTTTAGATCTAGCTAATGAGGTGCATGCTGATATTGTAATAGGGACAGATCCAGATTGTGACAGACTTGGTGTGGCAGTGCGCAATAACGAGAATGAACTCCAACTCCTTAATGGGAATCAGACCATGTTAATGATGACTGCTTTTCTGCTTAAGCATTGGAAATCTGATGGCAAAATCAAAGGCAAAGAATTTATTGCCTCAACCATAGTGTCTACGCCTATGCTCAATAATTTAGCAGCAGCTTATCAAGTAGAAAGTAAAATTGTTTTAACAGGCTTTAAGTGGATTGCAAAACTCATTAAAGATTTTTCTGAACTCGATTTTATTGGTGGTGGCGAAGAAAGTTTTGGTTTTATGGTAGGTGATTTTGTACGGGATAAAGATGCCGTAACGTCAACACTTTTGGCCTGCGAAATTGCCGCCCAAGCAAAAGCAAAAGGAAGTTCTATGTTTAAAGAGCTTATCGATTTATATGTAGAACACGGTTTTTACAAAGAACGCTTGGTATCGATAACTAAAAAGGGTATTGAAGGTGCTCAAGAAATTAAACAAATGATGGTGGATGCACGCGAGAATCCGCTTCAAATCGTTAATGGTTCTAAAGTTATTAAAATTGAAGATTATCAATTATCCATTTCAAAAAATAGAATTACGGGAGAGGAAACCGCTATTGATATTCCAAAATCCAATGTATTAATTTATTATACGGAAGATGGCAGTAAAATAGCCTTGCGCCCAAGTGGAACCGAGCCTAAGATAAAATTTTATATTAGTGTCAATACCTCTTTAGAATCGGCGAGCGCTTTTAAGGAAACCGAAGCCAAATTGGAAGCTAAAATTGATGCCATATTAAAAGATATGAAACTTAATTAA
- a CDS encoding type II toxin-antitoxin system RelE/ParE family toxin yields the protein MSFQIIWSEFAEIQLDDIFEYYQKSAGINIAKKLLIEIIDEPNKLIEAPYIGQKEELLKNRDIHYRYLVFKNYKLIYSIDGEKRFIKIADVFDTRQNPPKIKRAK from the coding sequence ATGTCATTTCAAATTATTTGGTCTGAATTTGCAGAAATTCAACTTGATGATATTTTTGAATACTACCAAAAATCAGCTGGTATAAATATTGCTAAAAAGCTACTTATCGAAATCATTGACGAACCCAATAAACTTATTGAAGCACCTTACATCGGCCAAAAAGAAGAATTGCTAAAAAACAGAGATATCCATTACCGATACTTAGTCTTTAAAAACTATAAATTGATTTATTCAATTGATGGAGAAAAGCGATTCATCAAAATAGCTGATGTTTTTGATACAAGACAAAATCCACCAAAAATTAAACGTGCTAAATAA
- a CDS encoding RNA polymerase sigma factor yields MNDEAQFIEDLQSNSNKEQAFKALISLYKERLYWHIRHIVKSHDDADDVLQNTFIKVYKNIQNFKGDSKLYSWMYRIATNESITFINKNTKRLQVSNEDVQQFAINNLASDVYFEGDQIQLKLQQAIATLPPKQQLVFNMKYFQSIKYKDMADILETSEGALKASYHIAVKKIEDYLINN; encoded by the coding sequence GTGAACGACGAAGCACAATTTATAGAAGATTTACAATCTAATTCCAATAAAGAACAAGCCTTTAAAGCTTTAATAAGCCTTTATAAAGAGCGGTTATACTGGCATATTCGTCATATTGTAAAATCTCATGATGATGCTGATGATGTGCTTCAAAACACCTTTATTAAGGTTTATAAAAACATTCAAAACTTTAAAGGGGATAGCAAATTATATTCCTGGATGTATCGCATTGCAACTAATGAATCAATTACCTTTATTAATAAAAATACCAAACGATTACAGGTAAGCAATGAAGATGTGCAACAATTCGCTATTAATAACTTAGCAAGTGACGTGTATTTTGAAGGCGACCAAATTCAATTAAAATTACAACAGGCCATCGCCACCTTACCTCCAAAACAGCAATTAGTATTTAATATGAAATACTTTCAGTCTATAAAATATAAGGATATGGCAGACATTCTTGAAACAAGTGAAGGTGCTTTAAAGGCATCCTACCATATTGCGGTTAAAAAAATCGAAGACTATCTAATCAATAATTAA